A genomic window from Lutra lutra chromosome 17, mLutLut1.2, whole genome shotgun sequence includes:
- the C17H16orf86 gene encoding uncharacterized protein C16orf86 homolog isoform X3, with the protein MASAVAERPPGAQEKTAAGPAHLVESSGGHAQGFECPVMADPCLVPPYEACRTVGEDKCPTGPISELEVQEEQLKLEEERLKLEVESLEERGPRPTASIVRASHGPKRKPVNLPGPSHQAHPRAEAEMPHGLPLQKEESENSQSEPLPSAKQHKKAKKRKSLGTPVLPVLASTVSAPSETLGLEPPALTRVFAGKAQRLRPLYQYINYCNPELNQAGEGDREAEAEMETELELALVPAEAGVEQLQALLPVAGEQSAFGLTRRVQHLRSPIEVSKFICLLEAMAGPDFALKVAPLTEALVPFSWQPGGSGGYECSP; encoded by the exons ATGGCCTCAGCAGTGGCCGAGAGACCGCCAGGGGCCCAGGAGAAGACAGCCGCGGGGCCGGCACACCTCGTGGAGTCGTCCGGTGGCCACGCTCAGGGCTTTGAG TGTCCAGTGATGGCCGACCCGTGCCTGGTACCACCCTATGAGGCCTGCCGGACCGTGGGTGAAGACAAGTGCCCAACAGGACCCATCTCAGAGCTGGAGGTCCAGGAGGAACAACTCAAGCTGGAGGAAGAGAGGCTTAAGCTAGAGGTGGAGTCACTAGAGGAGAGAGGCCCCAGGCCTACAGCCTCCATTGTGAGGGCCAGTCATGGTCCGAAGAGGAAGCCGGTCAA cctcccagggccTAGCCACCAAGCCCATCCTAGGGCTGAAGCAGAGATGCCACACGGGCTGCCACTGCAGAAGGAGGAATCGGAGAATAGCCAGAGTGAGCCCTTACCATCTGCCAAACAGCACAAAAAAGCCAAGAAGCGCAAGAGTCTGGGGACCCCAGTGCTTCCAGTTCTGGCCAGCACGGTGTCTGCACCTTCAGAGACCTTGGGGCTGGAGC CCCCTGCCCTGACCCGGGTCTTTGCAGGAAAGGCCCAACGCCTGCGGCCCCTGTACCAGTACATCAACTATTGCAATCCGGAGCTGAatcaggcaggggagggggacagggaggctgaggcagagatGGAGACTGAGTTGGAGCTGGCCCTGGTCCCCGCAGAAGCAGGTGTGGAGCAACTGCAGGCCTTGCTGCCTGTGGCAG gGGAGCAGTCTGCATTTGGTCTGACCAGGAGGGTCCAACACTTAAGGTCCCCCATTGAGGTGTCCAAGTTCATCTGCCTACTGGAGGCCATGGCTGGACCAGACTTTGCCCTTAAGGTGGCCCCGCTAACAGAGGCATTGGTGCCTTTTTCCTGGCAGCCAGGGGGTAGTGGAGGATATGAATGTTCTCCCTGA
- the C17H16orf86 gene encoding uncharacterized protein C16orf86 homolog isoform X4, with protein sequence MASAVAERPPGAQEKTAAGPAHLVESSGGHAQGFECPVMADPCLVPPYEACRTVGEDKCPTGPISELEVQEEQLKLEEERLKLEVESLEERGPRPTASIVRASHGPKRKPVNLPGPSHQAHPRAEAEMPHGLPLQKEESENSQSEPLPSAKQHKKAKKRKSLGTPVLPVLASTVSAPSETLGLEPPALTRVFAGKAQRLRPLYQYINYCNPELNQAGEGDREAEAEMETELELALVPAEAGVEQLQALLPVAVQVTFLPHPPPPPLVAPLLLSLNQSSSLGPGWRGEVGPFPNLGPWTC encoded by the exons ATGGCCTCAGCAGTGGCCGAGAGACCGCCAGGGGCCCAGGAGAAGACAGCCGCGGGGCCGGCACACCTCGTGGAGTCGTCCGGTGGCCACGCTCAGGGCTTTGAG TGTCCAGTGATGGCCGACCCGTGCCTGGTACCACCCTATGAGGCCTGCCGGACCGTGGGTGAAGACAAGTGCCCAACAGGACCCATCTCAGAGCTGGAGGTCCAGGAGGAACAACTCAAGCTGGAGGAAGAGAGGCTTAAGCTAGAGGTGGAGTCACTAGAGGAGAGAGGCCCCAGGCCTACAGCCTCCATTGTGAGGGCCAGTCATGGTCCGAAGAGGAAGCCGGTCAA cctcccagggccTAGCCACCAAGCCCATCCTAGGGCTGAAGCAGAGATGCCACACGGGCTGCCACTGCAGAAGGAGGAATCGGAGAATAGCCAGAGTGAGCCCTTACCATCTGCCAAACAGCACAAAAAAGCCAAGAAGCGCAAGAGTCTGGGGACCCCAGTGCTTCCAGTTCTGGCCAGCACGGTGTCTGCACCTTCAGAGACCTTGGGGCTGGAGC CCCCTGCCCTGACCCGGGTCTTTGCAGGAAAGGCCCAACGCCTGCGGCCCCTGTACCAGTACATCAACTATTGCAATCCGGAGCTGAatcaggcaggggagggggacagggaggctgaggcagagatGGAGACTGAGTTGGAGCTGGCCCTGGTCCCCGCAGAAGCAGGTGTGGAGCAACTGCAGGCCTTGCTGCCTGTGGCAG TACAAGTGACTTTCCtgcctcatcccccacccccgccactggTGGCTCCCCTTCTCCTAAGTCTGAACCAGAGCAGCAGCCTAGGCcctgggtggaggggagaagTTGGCCCTTTTCCCAACTTGGGACCTTGGACTtgctga
- the C17H16orf86 gene encoding uncharacterized protein C16orf86 homolog isoform X1 codes for MASAVAERPPGAQEKTAAGPAHLVESSGGHAQGFECPVMADPCLVPPYEACRTVGEDKCPTGPISELEVQEEQLKLEEERLKLEVESLEERGPRPTASIVRASHGPKRKPVNLPGPSHQAHPRAEAEMPHGLPLQKEESENSQSEPLPSAKQHKKAKKRKSLGTPVLPVLASTVSAPSETLGLEPPALTRVFAGKAQRLRPLYQYINYCNPELNQAGEGDREAEAEMETELELALVPAEAGVEQLQALLPVAGELASGLTLPCPSTLVSSTHALVPLGEEVGEEPGCVSRSGVSSHLKAEVDKSTQVDIDKILSVCAAPLVPPLSPQYK; via the exons ATGGCCTCAGCAGTGGCCGAGAGACCGCCAGGGGCCCAGGAGAAGACAGCCGCGGGGCCGGCACACCTCGTGGAGTCGTCCGGTGGCCACGCTCAGGGCTTTGAG TGTCCAGTGATGGCCGACCCGTGCCTGGTACCACCCTATGAGGCCTGCCGGACCGTGGGTGAAGACAAGTGCCCAACAGGACCCATCTCAGAGCTGGAGGTCCAGGAGGAACAACTCAAGCTGGAGGAAGAGAGGCTTAAGCTAGAGGTGGAGTCACTAGAGGAGAGAGGCCCCAGGCCTACAGCCTCCATTGTGAGGGCCAGTCATGGTCCGAAGAGGAAGCCGGTCAA cctcccagggccTAGCCACCAAGCCCATCCTAGGGCTGAAGCAGAGATGCCACACGGGCTGCCACTGCAGAAGGAGGAATCGGAGAATAGCCAGAGTGAGCCCTTACCATCTGCCAAACAGCACAAAAAAGCCAAGAAGCGCAAGAGTCTGGGGACCCCAGTGCTTCCAGTTCTGGCCAGCACGGTGTCTGCACCTTCAGAGACCTTGGGGCTGGAGC CCCCTGCCCTGACCCGGGTCTTTGCAGGAAAGGCCCAACGCCTGCGGCCCCTGTACCAGTACATCAACTATTGCAATCCGGAGCTGAatcaggcaggggagggggacagggaggctgaggcagagatGGAGACTGAGTTGGAGCTGGCCCTGGTCCCCGCAGAAGCAGGTGTGGAGCAACTGCAGGCCTTGCTGCCTGTGGCAGGTGAGCTGGCCTCAGGCCTCACTTTGCCTTGTCCCAGTACATTGGTGTCCTCCACCCATGCTCTGGTTCCcctgggagaggaggtgggagaggaaccTGGGTGTGTGTCCAGGTCGGGGGTCAGCAGCCACCTCAAGGCTGAGGTGGATAAGTCAACCCAGGTGGACATTGACAAGATACTGAGTGTTTGCGCTGCCCCACTTGTACCTCCACTCTCTCCTCAGTACAAGTGA
- the C17H16orf86 gene encoding uncharacterized protein C16orf86 homolog isoform X2, giving the protein MASAVAERPPGAQEKTAAGPAHLVESSGGHAQGFECPVMADPCLVPPYEACRTVGEDKCPTGPISELEVQEEQLKLEEERLKLEVESLEERGPRPTASIVRASHGPKRKPVNLPGPSHQAHPRAEAEMPHGLPLQKEESENSQSEPLPSAKQHKKAKKRKSLGTPVLPVLASTVSAPSETLGLERKAQRLRPLYQYINYCNPELNQAGEGDREAEAEMETELELALVPAEAGVEQLQALLPVAGELASGLTLPCPSTLVSSTHALVPLGEEVGEEPGCVSRSGVSSHLKAEVDKSTQVDIDKILSVCAAPLVPPLSPQYK; this is encoded by the exons ATGGCCTCAGCAGTGGCCGAGAGACCGCCAGGGGCCCAGGAGAAGACAGCCGCGGGGCCGGCACACCTCGTGGAGTCGTCCGGTGGCCACGCTCAGGGCTTTGAG TGTCCAGTGATGGCCGACCCGTGCCTGGTACCACCCTATGAGGCCTGCCGGACCGTGGGTGAAGACAAGTGCCCAACAGGACCCATCTCAGAGCTGGAGGTCCAGGAGGAACAACTCAAGCTGGAGGAAGAGAGGCTTAAGCTAGAGGTGGAGTCACTAGAGGAGAGAGGCCCCAGGCCTACAGCCTCCATTGTGAGGGCCAGTCATGGTCCGAAGAGGAAGCCGGTCAA cctcccagggccTAGCCACCAAGCCCATCCTAGGGCTGAAGCAGAGATGCCACACGGGCTGCCACTGCAGAAGGAGGAATCGGAGAATAGCCAGAGTGAGCCCTTACCATCTGCCAAACAGCACAAAAAAGCCAAGAAGCGCAAGAGTCTGGGGACCCCAGTGCTTCCAGTTCTGGCCAGCACGGTGTCTGCACCTTCAGAGACCTTGGGGCTGGAGC GAAAGGCCCAACGCCTGCGGCCCCTGTACCAGTACATCAACTATTGCAATCCGGAGCTGAatcaggcaggggagggggacagggaggctgaggcagagatGGAGACTGAGTTGGAGCTGGCCCTGGTCCCCGCAGAAGCAGGTGTGGAGCAACTGCAGGCCTTGCTGCCTGTGGCAGGTGAGCTGGCCTCAGGCCTCACTTTGCCTTGTCCCAGTACATTGGTGTCCTCCACCCATGCTCTGGTTCCcctgggagaggaggtgggagaggaaccTGGGTGTGTGTCCAGGTCGGGGGTCAGCAGCCACCTCAAGGCTGAGGTGGATAAGTCAACCCAGGTGGACATTGACAAGATACTGAGTGTTTGCGCTGCCCCACTTGTACCTCCACTCTCTCCTCAGTACAAGTGA
- the ENKD1 gene encoding enkurin domain-containing protein 1 gives MCEGPSRISGPIPPDPTVCPDYYRRPASAQGRLEGNALKLDLLTSDLDLDATPSRGPRIGPGAREILERGRRGVGGVLLQLGGISLGTGASPKRKDPKDHEKENLKRIREIQRRFQEQERSREQGQPRPLKALWRSPKYDRVESRVKAQLQEPSTASGTEPAHFLRAHSRCGPGLPPPRVPSPQLTPPGPSAKGPGLGVDFISHNARTAKRAPRRHSRSLQVLAQVLEQQRQAQEHYNTTQKGHVPHYLLERRDLWRREAEARQQSQPDPAMPPGHTRMPENQRLETLSNLLQSQSQLLRELVLLPAGADSLRAQGHRAELDRKLVQVEEAIKIFSRPKVFVKMDA, from the exons ATGTGCGAGGGCCCGTCCCGCATCTCGGGGCCTATACCCCCAGACCCTACGGTCTGCCCTGACTACTACCGGCGGCCGGCCTCTG CCCAAGGACGCCTTGAGGGAAATGCGCTGAAGCTGGACCTGCTGACTTCGGACCTCGACTTGGACGCCACCCCTTCGCGCGGCCCCCGCATAGGTCCTGGAGCCAGAGAGATCCTGGAGCGAGGCCGGCGTGGCGTCGGCGGAGTGCTGTTGCAACTCGGGGGCATCTCCCTAGGCACAGGGGCCTCTCCCAAGA GGAAGGACCCTAAAGACCATGAGAAGGAGAACCTGAAGCGGATCAGGGAGATCCAGAGGCGCTTCCAGGAGCAGGAGCGCAGCCGGGAGCAGGGACAGCCCAGGCCCCTGAAGGCTCTGTGGCGCTCGCCCAAATATGACAGAGTGGAGTCCCGGGTCAAGGCCCAGCTACAG gagcccaGCACTGCCTCTGGAACAGAGCCTGCCCACTTCCTACGGGCACACTCCCGCTGCGGCCCTGGGCTCCCACCACCCCGTGTCCCCAGTCCTCAGCTAACCCCACCAGGCCCCAGTGCTAAG GGGCCAGGCCTGGGTGTGGACTTCATTAGCCACAATGCCCGCACTGCCAAGAGGGCCCCCCGGAGGCATTCCCGCTCACTGCAGGTCCTGGCACAAGTGCTAGAGCAGCAGCGGCAAGCCCAGGAGCACTACAACACCACGCAGAAGGGCCATGTGCCTCATTA CTTGTTGGAACGCAGGGATCTGTGGCGGCGGGAGGCCGAGGCCCGCCAGCAGAGCCAGCCGGACCCTGCCATGCCCCCAGGCCACACTCGCATGCCTGAGAATCAGCGGCTGGAGACCCTGAGCAATCTGCTCCAGA GCCAGAGCCAGTTGCTACGTGAGCTGGTGCTGCTGCCTGCCGGGGCAGATTCACTCAGGGCCCAGGGCCACCGTGCGGAGCTGGACCGGAAGCTGGTGCAGGTAGAGGAAGCCATCAAGATCTTTTCCCGCCCCAAGGTCTTCGTGAAGATGGATGCCTGA
- the PARD6A gene encoding partitioning defective 6 homolog alpha isoform X3: MARQQRTPARSPDNIVEFDAEFRRFALPRASVSGFQEFSRLLRAVHQIPGLDVLLGYTDAHGDLLPLTNDDSLHRALATGPPPLRLLVQKRAEADSSGLAFPSNSLQRRKKGLLLRPVAPLRTRPPLLISLPQDFRQVSSVIDVDLLPETHRRVRLHKHGSDRPLGFYIRDGMSVRVAPQGLERVPGIFISRLVRGGLAESTGLLAVSDEILEVNGIEVAGKTLDQVTDMMVANSHNLIVTVKPANQRNNVVRGASARLTGPRSAGLGPTEADSDDDSSDLVIENRQPPCSNGLSQGPPCWDLRQGRLLPGARSSLPSLDDQEQASSGWGSSMRGDGSGFSL, encoded by the exons ATGGCCAGGCAGCAGAGGACTCCGGCGCGCAGTCCCGACAACATCGTCGAG tTTGATGCTGAGTTCCGACGCTTCGCCCTGCCCCGCGCTTCGGTGAGTGGCTTCCAAGAGTTTTCGCGGTTGCTGCGTGCAGTGCACCAGATCCCAGGCCTGGACGTGCTGCTTGGCTATACAGATGCTCACGGCGACCTACTACCCCTCACCAACGATGACAGCCTGCACCGGGCCCTGGCCACTGGCCCCCCACCGCTGCGCCTGCTAGTACAGAAGCGGG caGAAGCTGACTCCAGTGGCCTGGCCTTCCCATCCAACTCTCTGCAGAGGCGCAAGAAAGGACTTCTACTTCGGCCAGTGGCACCCCTGCGCACCCGGCCACCTCTGCTGATTAGCCTGCCCCAAGATTTCCGCCAGGTTTCTTCAGTCATAGATGTGGACCTACTGCCTGAGACCCACCGACGGGTGCGCCTGCACAAGCATGGCTCCGACCGCCCCCTGGGTTTCTACATCCGAGATGGCATGAGTGTACGTGTAGCTCCCCAGGGCCTGGAACGGGTTCCAGGCATCTTCATCTCCCGCCTGGTACGAGGGGGCCTGGCTGAGAGTACAGGGCTGCTGGCAGTCAGTGATGAGATCCTCGAGGTCAATGGTATTGAGGTGGCTGGGAAGACCTTGGACCAAGTGACGGACATGATGGTCGCCAATAGCCACAACCTCATTGTCACGGTCAAGCCAGCCAATCAGCGCAATAATGTGGTGCGTGGGGCATCTGCACGTCTGACAGGGCCTCGCTCTGCTGGGCTTGGGCCTACTGAGGCTGATAGCGATGATGACAGCAGTGATCTGGTCATTGAGAACCGCCAGCCTCCCTGTTCCAATGGGCTGTCTCAGGGGCCTCCATGCTGGGACCTGCGCCAGGGCCGTCTACTTCCTGGTGCCCGcagctctctgccctccctggatGATCAGGAGCAGGCCAGCTCTGGATGGGGGAGCAGCATGCGAGGAGATGGTAGTGGCTTTAGCCTCTGA
- the PARD6A gene encoding partitioning defective 6 homolog alpha isoform X1 — translation MARQQRTPARSPDNIVEVKSKFDAEFRRFALPRASVSGFQEFSRLLRAVHQIPGLDVLLGYTDAHGDLLPLTNDDSLHRALATGPPPLRLLVQKRAEADSSGLAFPSNSLQRRKKGLLLRPVAPLRTRPPLLISLPQDFRQVSSVIDVDLLPETHRRVRLHKHGSDRPLGFYIRDGMSVRVAPQGLERVPGIFISRLVRGGLAESTGLLAVSDEILEVNGIEVAGKTLDQVTDMMVANSHNLIVTVKPANQRNNVVRGASARLTGPRSAGLGPTEADSDDDSSDLVIENRQPPCSNGLSQGPPCWDLRQGRLLPGARSSLPSLDDQEQASSGWGSSMRGDGSGFSL, via the exons ATGGCCAGGCAGCAGAGGACTCCGGCGCGCAGTCCCGACAACATCGTCGAGGTGAAGAGCAAA tTTGATGCTGAGTTCCGACGCTTCGCCCTGCCCCGCGCTTCGGTGAGTGGCTTCCAAGAGTTTTCGCGGTTGCTGCGTGCAGTGCACCAGATCCCAGGCCTGGACGTGCTGCTTGGCTATACAGATGCTCACGGCGACCTACTACCCCTCACCAACGATGACAGCCTGCACCGGGCCCTGGCCACTGGCCCCCCACCGCTGCGCCTGCTAGTACAGAAGCGGG caGAAGCTGACTCCAGTGGCCTGGCCTTCCCATCCAACTCTCTGCAGAGGCGCAAGAAAGGACTTCTACTTCGGCCAGTGGCACCCCTGCGCACCCGGCCACCTCTGCTGATTAGCCTGCCCCAAGATTTCCGCCAGGTTTCTTCAGTCATAGATGTGGACCTACTGCCTGAGACCCACCGACGGGTGCGCCTGCACAAGCATGGCTCCGACCGCCCCCTGGGTTTCTACATCCGAGATGGCATGAGTGTACGTGTAGCTCCCCAGGGCCTGGAACGGGTTCCAGGCATCTTCATCTCCCGCCTGGTACGAGGGGGCCTGGCTGAGAGTACAGGGCTGCTGGCAGTCAGTGATGAGATCCTCGAGGTCAATGGTATTGAGGTGGCTGGGAAGACCTTGGACCAAGTGACGGACATGATGGTCGCCAATAGCCACAACCTCATTGTCACGGTCAAGCCAGCCAATCAGCGCAATAATGTGGTGCGTGGGGCATCTGCACGTCTGACAGGGCCTCGCTCTGCTGGGCTTGGGCCTACTGAGGCTGATAGCGATGATGACAGCAGTGATCTGGTCATTGAGAACCGCCAGCCTCCCTGTTCCAATGGGCTGTCTCAGGGGCCTCCATGCTGGGACCTGCGCCAGGGCCGTCTACTTCCTGGTGCCCGcagctctctgccctccctggatGATCAGGAGCAGGCCAGCTCTGGATGGGGGAGCAGCATGCGAGGAGATGGTAGTGGCTTTAGCCTCTGA
- the PARD6A gene encoding partitioning defective 6 homolog alpha isoform X2: protein MARQQRTPARSPDNIVEVKSKFDAEFRRFALPRASVSGFQEFSRLLRAVHQIPGLDVLLGYTDAHGDLLPLTNDDSLHRALATGPPPLRLLVQKREADSSGLAFPSNSLQRRKKGLLLRPVAPLRTRPPLLISLPQDFRQVSSVIDVDLLPETHRRVRLHKHGSDRPLGFYIRDGMSVRVAPQGLERVPGIFISRLVRGGLAESTGLLAVSDEILEVNGIEVAGKTLDQVTDMMVANSHNLIVTVKPANQRNNVVRGASARLTGPRSAGLGPTEADSDDDSSDLVIENRQPPCSNGLSQGPPCWDLRQGRLLPGARSSLPSLDDQEQASSGWGSSMRGDGSGFSL from the exons ATGGCCAGGCAGCAGAGGACTCCGGCGCGCAGTCCCGACAACATCGTCGAGGTGAAGAGCAAA tTTGATGCTGAGTTCCGACGCTTCGCCCTGCCCCGCGCTTCGGTGAGTGGCTTCCAAGAGTTTTCGCGGTTGCTGCGTGCAGTGCACCAGATCCCAGGCCTGGACGTGCTGCTTGGCTATACAGATGCTCACGGCGACCTACTACCCCTCACCAACGATGACAGCCTGCACCGGGCCCTGGCCACTGGCCCCCCACCGCTGCGCCTGCTAGTACAGAAGCGGG AAGCTGACTCCAGTGGCCTGGCCTTCCCATCCAACTCTCTGCAGAGGCGCAAGAAAGGACTTCTACTTCGGCCAGTGGCACCCCTGCGCACCCGGCCACCTCTGCTGATTAGCCTGCCCCAAGATTTCCGCCAGGTTTCTTCAGTCATAGATGTGGACCTACTGCCTGAGACCCACCGACGGGTGCGCCTGCACAAGCATGGCTCCGACCGCCCCCTGGGTTTCTACATCCGAGATGGCATGAGTGTACGTGTAGCTCCCCAGGGCCTGGAACGGGTTCCAGGCATCTTCATCTCCCGCCTGGTACGAGGGGGCCTGGCTGAGAGTACAGGGCTGCTGGCAGTCAGTGATGAGATCCTCGAGGTCAATGGTATTGAGGTGGCTGGGAAGACCTTGGACCAAGTGACGGACATGATGGTCGCCAATAGCCACAACCTCATTGTCACGGTCAAGCCAGCCAATCAGCGCAATAATGTGGTGCGTGGGGCATCTGCACGTCTGACAGGGCCTCGCTCTGCTGGGCTTGGGCCTACTGAGGCTGATAGCGATGATGACAGCAGTGATCTGGTCATTGAGAACCGCCAGCCTCCCTGTTCCAATGGGCTGTCTCAGGGGCCTCCATGCTGGGACCTGCGCCAGGGCCGTCTACTTCCTGGTGCCCGcagctctctgccctccctggatGATCAGGAGCAGGCCAGCTCTGGATGGGGGAGCAGCATGCGAGGAGATGGTAGTGGCTTTAGCCTCTGA